A single genomic interval of Aureliella helgolandensis harbors:
- a CDS encoding CRTAC1 family protein translates to MNCGLCARRWLFLGGLLLLSGLSKVSAQPVWSGRLDVVPAVESGLDFLHTDGGSGRRYIVESVVGALALFDFDDDGWIDVYLVNGAALPGTELVEPPKNRLYRNNGDWTFTDVTESAGVGDVGYAMGVVASDYDQDGDTDLLVSNYGENVFYINQGDGTFVESTNAVGLACGMRFGAGNAFYDMEGDGDLDLYCASYVDFDFKHHRTRTIAGKVFHVGPNDFPAAKDYVFANNGDGTFSDVTQWAGVGDLRAPGMGVMAADFDRDGDCDVLVANDQRGNYLLANDGTGRLEEQGILWGLAFDRHGKANGNMGLDYADLDGDGELDVLTTTYQDEMPVYYQSLGEGFYSDATNVAQWSTELIAHVSWGIGAVDFDNDGDRDVMIACGHFLDNIEYIDDRTTMKVANYLLANDGRGRFVNVSGSAGSALAVVDSSRGAGFDDLDNDGAVDGVITNFNSHPTLMRNTSGGTHKHLSLELVGTHSNRDALGSFVELEDSLNRKQVQVVCAGRGYESSYGQRLYFGTGDADPRRVVVTWPTGVKESFLPQTPRLTIVEGCGTREP, encoded by the coding sequence ATGAACTGTGGTTTATGCGCGAGGCGGTGGCTGTTCTTGGGAGGGCTTCTACTGCTGTCGGGACTGTCTAAAGTGTCTGCACAGCCGGTTTGGAGTGGCAGGCTGGACGTGGTGCCCGCGGTGGAAAGTGGCCTGGACTTCCTGCATACCGACGGCGGAAGCGGGCGGCGGTACATCGTCGAATCCGTTGTTGGGGCGTTGGCCCTGTTTGATTTCGATGATGATGGTTGGATCGATGTCTATCTGGTCAACGGAGCGGCACTTCCCGGAACGGAGTTGGTGGAGCCGCCGAAAAACAGGCTCTACCGCAATAACGGAGACTGGACCTTTACCGATGTCACCGAATCGGCGGGGGTCGGTGATGTTGGGTACGCAATGGGAGTGGTGGCCAGCGACTATGACCAGGATGGAGATACCGATCTGCTCGTAAGCAACTACGGTGAGAACGTGTTCTACATCAATCAGGGCGATGGGACGTTTGTGGAGTCGACGAATGCGGTTGGCTTGGCCTGCGGAATGCGTTTTGGGGCAGGGAATGCTTTCTACGATATGGAGGGAGACGGGGATCTCGACCTTTACTGCGCTTCCTACGTCGACTTCGATTTCAAGCACCATCGGACTCGCACCATCGCGGGTAAGGTTTTCCATGTGGGCCCCAACGACTTTCCAGCTGCCAAGGACTACGTCTTTGCGAACAACGGAGATGGAACCTTCTCGGATGTAACGCAATGGGCGGGTGTCGGTGATTTGCGAGCTCCTGGAATGGGGGTCATGGCAGCGGATTTCGATCGGGATGGTGATTGTGATGTGCTCGTCGCCAATGATCAGCGGGGAAACTATTTGTTGGCCAACGATGGTACCGGCCGGTTGGAGGAGCAGGGCATTCTGTGGGGATTGGCTTTCGATCGCCATGGCAAGGCCAATGGAAACATGGGACTCGATTACGCGGATCTCGATGGTGATGGAGAGCTCGACGTCCTTACGACGACGTACCAGGATGAAATGCCGGTCTACTACCAGTCGTTAGGGGAAGGGTTTTACAGCGATGCGACCAACGTTGCGCAGTGGAGTACTGAGTTAATCGCGCATGTGAGCTGGGGGATTGGGGCGGTCGACTTCGACAATGATGGTGATCGGGATGTGATGATTGCGTGTGGTCATTTTCTGGACAATATCGAATACATCGACGACCGCACCACCATGAAAGTTGCCAATTACTTGCTGGCCAATGATGGTCGGGGAAGGTTTGTGAACGTGTCTGGCAGCGCGGGTTCGGCTCTAGCGGTAGTGGACAGCAGCCGTGGGGCTGGATTTGATGACCTCGACAACGATGGCGCCGTCGATGGAGTGATTACAAACTTCAATTCGCATCCCACCTTGATGAGGAATACATCTGGGGGGACGCACAAGCACCTTTCGCTGGAGTTGGTGGGGACGCATAGTAACCGGGATGCCTTGGGGAGCTTTGTTGAGCTCGAAGATTCGCTGAACCGCAAGCAGGTACAGGTTGTTTGCGCCGGTCGGGGCTACGAATCCAGCTACGGTCAGCGCCTGTATTTTGGGACGGGCGATGCCGATCCGCGGCGGGTGGTGGTGACCTGGCCGACTGGGGTGAAGGAGAGTTTTCTACCCCAGACGCCCCGGCTGACAATTGTGGAAGGTTGTGGGACTCGGGAGCCTTGA
- a CDS encoding tetratricopeptide repeat protein: MKPKQFWLACATAVLVGVACLAFIRPTSPQAERDGAQRQAPPSGAAPSAASPRPAFTLPERPAGLQANRPLQQQCEDSSKASIASLHNLTFDLAEGTVGHLPNSPAAFSLLGRLHLRSGSSTNARLLWEQAMAVAPKSPEPHIDFGFLELKLGHAEEAEAHFRRAAELDPHSLDALDGLTEALLLQAKYAEARDPLKTLVQRSPEAYAAWCRLGEVQLKLQEATLAKDSFDRALKIRGKGREALHGLIKTTAQLDDRARSEELIEVLSELDATESQNSIDRDEIDHERAAYLLQTTAQSLSELLYQQRQPSASVQILELAYDALPSAPLRGLLTAAYLRQGQTDQAIGLLENECEDRPDESSLWSELALLYMQTRRLDEAEAALRQYIRLTPESGEAYALLAQTQLPAGRSPQAAVESAQRAVELSPIAGHHYILGTALYHAGRLTESKLELTRAVELAPTNQEFRRALSSIE; the protein is encoded by the coding sequence GTGAAACCGAAACAATTCTGGCTTGCCTGCGCTACAGCGGTCTTGGTTGGAGTCGCATGCCTCGCTTTCATCCGCCCCACTTCACCGCAGGCAGAGCGCGATGGAGCACAACGGCAAGCCCCGCCTTCCGGAGCAGCCCCTTCTGCCGCCTCCCCCCGGCCCGCTTTCACCCTCCCGGAACGCCCGGCAGGCTTGCAAGCCAACCGCCCCCTGCAACAACAGTGCGAGGACTCTTCAAAAGCTTCAATTGCAAGCTTGCACAACCTGACGTTTGATCTCGCAGAGGGCACCGTTGGCCATCTCCCCAACAGCCCCGCAGCATTCAGCCTGCTGGGCCGCCTGCACCTCCGCAGCGGCAGCTCTACAAACGCCCGCCTGTTGTGGGAGCAGGCCATGGCTGTCGCCCCCAAATCGCCGGAACCACACATCGATTTTGGGTTCCTCGAACTCAAGCTTGGCCACGCGGAAGAAGCCGAAGCCCACTTTCGCCGCGCCGCTGAGCTGGATCCCCACTCGCTGGATGCGCTGGACGGATTGACCGAAGCTCTTCTCCTTCAAGCCAAATATGCGGAGGCTCGCGATCCACTGAAGACGCTGGTGCAGCGCTCCCCCGAAGCCTACGCCGCTTGGTGCCGACTGGGCGAGGTCCAATTGAAACTGCAAGAGGCGACGCTGGCTAAAGACAGTTTTGACCGCGCGCTGAAAATCCGCGGCAAGGGGCGAGAGGCCCTGCACGGGCTAATCAAGACGACCGCGCAGCTCGACGACCGCGCGCGGTCCGAGGAACTCATTGAAGTCCTATCGGAGCTGGATGCCACCGAGTCGCAAAACTCCATCGATCGAGACGAAATCGATCACGAGAGAGCAGCGTATCTACTGCAAACCACGGCTCAATCGCTGAGCGAATTGCTATACCAGCAGAGGCAGCCCTCCGCCTCCGTTCAGATCCTCGAACTCGCCTACGACGCACTCCCTTCCGCCCCCCTTCGCGGTCTTCTAACGGCAGCCTACTTACGCCAAGGTCAGACGGATCAAGCCATTGGACTCCTGGAAAACGAATGCGAAGACAGGCCCGACGAATCAAGCCTATGGAGTGAGCTAGCGTTGCTCTACATGCAAACCCGCCGCCTCGACGAAGCAGAAGCGGCACTTCGACAGTACATCCGCCTCACTCCTGAAAGTGGTGAGGCCTACGCGCTGTTGGCGCAAACTCAACTTCCTGCCGGACGGTCCCCACAAGCTGCCGTCGAGAGTGCGCAGCGCGCCGTCGAACTCTCTCCAATCGCCGGGCACCATTACATCCTAGGAACCGCCCTCTACCATGCTGGCAGGCTGACTGAATCAAAGCTGGAGTTAACCCGGGCGGTCGAGCTAGCCCCTACCAATCAAGAATTCCGCCGCGCTCTCAGCAGTATCGAGTAA
- a CDS encoding CRTAC1 family protein produces the protein MARRPQLVAPLHHLRKQLPLAILLTSWAVACPLGCSRSRPAAPSAEAAKQAPLQDAPASEPPPSTLPGESAAPLIALTDASESSQLRFQHKYQSGNSRFLAEAVTGALASFDFDGDGLLDIYFLNGGTLPRGTGESYSAALYQNLGDFRFREASIQSHAGDRGYGMGIAVADYNADGLPDMFINNFGSNALYRNNGDGTFTEVSQSAGLAGGDRLGAGACFLDADRDGLLDLYVANYVKDSIANNPQHTTEGLPSYPGPLDFQPDHDQFYHNVGDGRFVEQSQTAGVAGLATASMGVLASDFNDDGAPDIFVGNDVERNLLLQNDGTGKFWDAGIQAGVAFSLGARRNGNMGVDCGDYNGDGRLDLIATTFSNDTPVLYRNQGHGSYADETRLARAGIELLPHANWGVAFVDIDNDSDEDLVIANGHTDPNVGRWAFNTSWKVANTLLLNDGEGRYQDISSSCGDGLQPVESSRGLVAEDFDNDGDLDLVVLNALTTPTAIRNDSDLHSNWLQLQLIGNALGCRDATGARVELQTDTRQLVKEVHSGRGYQSSFGQRLHFGVADTQVIPHITIRWPSGQVQKLKQVAVNQQLVIQQPHNASE, from the coding sequence ATGGCACGTCGCCCCCAGCTTGTCGCCCCACTCCACCACCTCCGCAAGCAACTCCCTCTAGCAATCTTGTTAACGAGCTGGGCTGTTGCATGCCCCCTGGGGTGCAGTCGATCGCGTCCTGCGGCCCCTAGCGCGGAGGCTGCCAAACAGGCTCCGCTCCAGGACGCGCCGGCCAGCGAGCCACCACCATCCACCCTGCCAGGCGAAAGTGCGGCTCCTCTGATCGCATTGACCGACGCGAGTGAGTCTTCTCAACTGCGGTTCCAGCACAAGTACCAGAGTGGCAACAGCCGCTTCCTTGCAGAAGCAGTCACCGGAGCGTTAGCCAGTTTCGATTTCGACGGTGATGGGCTGCTCGACATCTATTTCCTCAATGGAGGCACACTCCCCCGCGGTACCGGCGAATCCTACTCGGCAGCCCTGTACCAAAACCTGGGAGATTTCCGCTTCCGCGAAGCAAGCATTCAGTCGCATGCCGGTGATCGCGGCTACGGCATGGGGATCGCTGTCGCCGACTACAACGCCGATGGCCTGCCAGACATGTTCATCAACAACTTTGGCTCCAATGCGCTCTACCGAAACAATGGTGACGGTACGTTCACGGAAGTGAGCCAGTCAGCCGGGCTGGCTGGTGGTGACCGCCTAGGCGCCGGAGCTTGCTTTCTGGATGCTGATCGCGATGGGCTGCTCGACCTGTACGTAGCCAACTACGTCAAGGATTCGATTGCGAACAACCCGCAACACACCACCGAAGGCCTGCCCAGCTACCCTGGTCCACTCGACTTCCAGCCCGATCATGATCAGTTCTATCACAATGTGGGAGATGGTCGCTTCGTCGAACAGAGTCAAACGGCTGGGGTCGCAGGCCTCGCCACCGCATCCATGGGAGTCCTGGCCTCCGACTTCAATGACGACGGCGCCCCCGACATCTTTGTCGGCAATGACGTAGAGCGCAATCTACTCCTGCAAAACGATGGCACGGGCAAATTCTGGGACGCCGGCATCCAAGCCGGAGTCGCCTTCTCGTTAGGCGCGCGTCGCAATGGGAACATGGGGGTAGACTGCGGAGACTACAACGGTGATGGACGGCTCGACTTGATCGCGACGACCTTCAGCAACGACACGCCCGTCCTGTATCGCAACCAGGGCCATGGAAGCTACGCGGACGAGACTCGACTAGCACGCGCTGGTATCGAACTACTGCCCCACGCCAATTGGGGCGTCGCGTTTGTCGACATTGACAATGATAGCGACGAGGACTTGGTGATCGCCAATGGGCACACCGATCCCAATGTCGGGCGGTGGGCATTCAACACTTCCTGGAAAGTGGCCAACACCTTGCTGCTAAACGACGGCGAGGGCCGCTACCAGGATATCTCCAGCAGTTGTGGAGACGGCCTGCAGCCCGTTGAAAGCAGTAGAGGACTTGTGGCAGAAGACTTTGACAACGACGGTGACCTTGACCTAGTGGTGCTCAATGCACTCACCACGCCAACCGCAATTCGCAACGATAGCGACCTGCATAGCAACTGGCTGCAACTCCAACTTATCGGGAATGCCCTAGGCTGTCGGGATGCGACCGGCGCCCGCGTCGAGCTCCAAACGGATACCCGACAACTGGTCAAAGAGGTGCACAGTGGACGCGGTTACCAAAGCAGCTTTGGTCAACGCCTGCACTTTGGAGTGGCCGATACGCAAGTCATCCCGCACATCACCATCCGCTGGCCGAGTGGACAAGTGCAGAAATTGAAGCAAGTTGCCGTCAACCAGCAGCTGGTCATCCAGCAACCTCACAATGCTAGCGAATAG
- a CDS encoding beta-ketoacyl-[acyl-carrier-protein] synthase family protein encodes MSTGPVTSGNTATSRKRVAITGLGIVSPLGSNLDELWGNLNAGKSGIAPLQNIPTSALPFHSGAEVKDFTGKIEDYGPLDKPLQRAIKKNGKVMCREIEMGVAAAQKAITHSGLGPDRDPDRFGCLFGCDYILTLPEEFADGIRNCRENAGGVFRTDDWPTYGLPKVGPLWLLKYLPNMPNSHISIYNDFRGPNNSLTVREASMNLSIAEATSIIQRGAAEAIVVGATGTRLHPLRTTHITLAEKLASEQEDPTRMSRPFDATCDGMVAGEGAGAVLLESWEHAEARGAKIWGEIIGQGASMVGPSRPPARDFYRLAVAASLRAALRSAGDRLPQHWHLHAHGLSSPEQDQSESLAIGEVLKPHGAIPVTAAKSYFGNLGAGSGAVEFISSLLALEHGTLFPIRNLNTRLPQLDWTPAELGQDAGQGFIHSSFTLQGQAASIAVRAA; translated from the coding sequence ATGTCCACCGGCCCAGTTACCTCGGGAAACACAGCCACCTCGAGAAAACGCGTAGCAATCACCGGCTTAGGCATTGTCAGCCCACTTGGTTCCAACCTGGACGAATTGTGGGGCAATCTGAACGCTGGCAAATCTGGCATCGCCCCGCTGCAAAACATCCCGACCAGCGCCCTGCCCTTCCATTCAGGGGCGGAGGTTAAAGATTTCACTGGAAAAATTGAGGATTACGGCCCCCTCGACAAGCCGCTCCAACGAGCGATCAAGAAAAACGGCAAGGTCATGTGCCGCGAAATCGAGATGGGCGTGGCCGCCGCTCAGAAAGCGATCACCCACAGCGGACTTGGCCCCGATCGCGATCCCGATCGATTCGGCTGTCTCTTCGGCTGCGATTACATCCTCACCCTTCCTGAAGAATTCGCCGACGGGATCCGCAACTGCCGCGAAAATGCTGGGGGAGTTTTTCGCACAGACGACTGGCCAACTTACGGACTCCCCAAAGTTGGCCCCCTATGGCTGCTAAAATATCTCCCCAACATGCCGAACAGCCACATTTCGATCTACAACGACTTTCGCGGCCCCAACAATTCGTTGACGGTGCGAGAAGCGAGCATGAACCTCTCCATCGCGGAGGCTACCTCGATCATCCAGCGTGGTGCGGCGGAAGCGATCGTCGTAGGTGCTACCGGCACGCGACTCCACCCGCTGCGAACGACCCACATCACCTTGGCCGAGAAACTAGCCAGCGAACAAGAGGATCCGACCCGCATGTCTCGCCCCTTCGATGCCACCTGCGACGGCATGGTGGCCGGTGAAGGTGCTGGAGCTGTCCTGCTCGAGTCCTGGGAGCACGCGGAAGCGCGCGGTGCCAAAATCTGGGGCGAAATCATTGGCCAAGGAGCTTCCATGGTTGGACCTAGCCGACCGCCTGCTCGTGATTTCTATCGCCTGGCCGTTGCCGCCTCACTGCGCGCGGCCCTGCGCAGCGCGGGAGACCGACTACCGCAGCACTGGCACTTGCACGCCCACGGCTTGAGCTCTCCGGAACAAGATCAATCAGAATCGCTGGCCATCGGGGAAGTGCTGAAACCGCACGGGGCCATCCCCGTCACTGCGGCCAAGAGCTACTTCGGCAACCTGGGTGCAGGCAGCGGAGCCGTGGAATTCATCTCCAGCCTGCTGGCGCTCGAACACGGTACCCTGTTCCCCATTCGCAACCTCAACACGCGACTCCCACAACTCGACTGGACACCGGCCGAGCTGGGGCAAGACGCTGGGCAGGGCTTCATCCACTCGAGTTTTACGCTCCAGGGACAAGCGGCCAGCATCGCGGTCCGCGCCGCGTAG
- the nusA gene encoding transcription termination factor NusA — translation MNPTELLRLVDSLHRDKNIDSELVFSAIESALATAVRKQRGEEIEISVEIDRSTGNISAVCDGEELDQAEIGRIGAQTAKQVIIQKIKEAERDSLLDEFHDQVGQLVTGTVQRSERGITTVQLGNMEAILPRGEQIAGESYHNGDRIRAVVYEVKAAGNRVKVILSRTKPQLVQRLFEQEIPEIAEGVIEINAISREPGHRSKVAVSSSDQRVDCVGACVGVRGNRIKNITSELAGERIDIVRWSDDPMVLIPSSLQPAEAEQVLLCDMIGRAIVLVKDDQLSQAIGKYGQNVRLASKLVGWDIEIMTAGELEEQIDRAITAFMELTGMTDDLAQRLVEQGYLSYDDLSVIEPDALMEMGGLTAEQVDEIVEQAEERAEEAERVAAEQKKLKKAQAFADQAAQNQAPVAQPAATESAAPEEAPAPSEATETTDDPDPAAVATPESTEEELNPPTTDAEQAPAPAANTTEEIMDETNATDRN, via the coding sequence ATGAATCCTACGGAACTACTGAGACTTGTCGACTCGCTCCACCGCGACAAGAACATCGACAGCGAACTCGTGTTTTCGGCGATCGAGTCTGCACTGGCCACCGCTGTTCGCAAGCAACGCGGTGAAGAAATCGAGATCAGTGTCGAGATCGACCGCAGTACCGGGAATATCTCCGCCGTTTGCGATGGCGAAGAATTGGACCAAGCTGAGATTGGCCGGATTGGCGCCCAAACTGCCAAGCAAGTTATTATCCAAAAGATCAAAGAGGCCGAACGCGATTCCCTCCTCGATGAGTTCCACGACCAGGTCGGGCAACTCGTAACCGGGACAGTCCAACGCAGCGAGCGTGGGATCACCACGGTTCAACTCGGCAATATGGAAGCGATCCTGCCGCGTGGCGAGCAAATCGCCGGAGAATCGTATCACAATGGCGACCGAATTCGCGCCGTGGTCTACGAGGTCAAGGCGGCAGGCAACCGAGTTAAAGTCATCCTAAGCCGCACCAAGCCACAGTTGGTCCAACGGCTGTTTGAGCAAGAAATACCCGAAATTGCTGAGGGCGTGATCGAAATCAATGCGATCAGCCGAGAGCCCGGTCATCGCAGCAAGGTGGCGGTGAGCAGTTCCGACCAGCGTGTCGATTGCGTCGGTGCCTGCGTTGGCGTGCGAGGCAATCGCATCAAGAACATTACCAGCGAACTGGCTGGGGAACGAATTGATATCGTCCGCTGGAGTGATGACCCGATGGTTCTCATCCCCAGCTCGCTCCAGCCTGCTGAAGCAGAGCAGGTTTTGCTGTGCGATATGATCGGCCGAGCAATCGTGCTGGTCAAAGACGATCAATTATCCCAAGCTATCGGGAAATATGGTCAAAATGTCCGGCTAGCCAGTAAGCTGGTGGGCTGGGATATCGAGATCATGACGGCTGGCGAGTTGGAAGAGCAGATTGACCGAGCAATCACCGCATTCATGGAACTGACCGGAATGACCGATGATTTAGCTCAAAGACTAGTGGAACAAGGCTACTTGTCGTACGATGACCTTTCGGTCATTGAACCAGATGCCTTGATGGAAATGGGCGGTCTAACCGCCGAGCAGGTGGACGAGATCGTCGAGCAGGCCGAAGAGCGTGCTGAGGAAGCCGAACGCGTCGCCGCTGAACAGAAAAAGCTCAAGAAGGCCCAGGCATTTGCCGATCAAGCGGCCCAGAACCAAGCACCCGTCGCCCAGCCCGCTGCAACTGAATCCGCAGCCCCAGAAGAGGCCCCTGCTCCTTCTGAAGCGACGGAGACCACGGACGATCCTGATCCTGCCGCGGTAGCGACTCCAGAATCGACCGAAGAAGAATTGAATCCTCCCACAACTGATGCCGAGCAGGCGCCTGCGCCTGCTGCAAATACCACTGAGGAAATTATGGACGAGACCAATGCCACCGATCGGAATTAA
- the infB gene encoding translation initiation factor IF-2: MPKRIYALAKELTMDSKDLVDLCTKIGILNKGSALASLDDDEVQRIEKHLADKAAVASKPQPAPTTSKAKDLTPTRPSTGPLTRSTSVDTGKIRALDARPKPSSPQPAGKPEELASKAAATEAPATSGDTAETVPDAAPSTPEEATTTAPSAAQPTGTAKATAPVADTTADVPSGSETEADAETEDSNQESEGPKGISRGSYNPISPGGGGRIRSLDARRPSGSDSKPEQADERRKPPQRREPVINLARLPSGRQTPVPPPKSNEPAPQRPEIRFTKDDISGQKQGMKAPLQELEQQNTAKESRGKGKTAGTAASGTAGSGGLTQFKADADRAKGKFRKGDDDDDKDLRGKKASSGIAAARSERKRRGRGSLDSNDDDRRSYRGGRRLVRKGTNTAAPRKENVTLELPCSVRSFSEAAGVPAGRVIGTLMQMGHGVTINASLDAELAELLAAELGVELEFRQAASLEEDVVQAIEEHEDTAESLVTRPPIVTFLGHVDHGKTSLLDYLIGTSVVSGEAGGITQHIRAYQIEKDGRVVSFVDTPGHEAFTEMRARGANVTDIAVVVIAADDGIMPQTAEAIVHAKAAEVPIVVALNKIDLPGVDQNRILTQMTEHGLTPSEWGGDVEVVRTSAISGEGMDELLETLLTVAELHDFRANPNRRAVGVCLESEQASDKGVIAKFIVQNGTLNVGDIVLCGSSHGRIKAMYDTLKPNLQLKSAGPTVPVNITGLDMPPGAGERFYVLDDIAQARSLAETREDTSRAQSLSGTSPKVSFEAFQDMLQSGRLGVVEDKVELNIILRADARGSLEAIEKELSKLEHPEVQIRLLQRSVGGISVADVTLASASGAVIVGFNVIPDENARSMADDRHVEIRRYDIIYKLAEDIKAIIEGRLRPEERIVELGRALVKTVFNITRVGAVAGCYVAQGSIERGCRIRVNRDGRTIGDYALDSVKRHKDDVKEVPRGMECGIKLHGFNDLKQDDVLEAYRIEEVARKLD, encoded by the coding sequence GTGCCGAAACGCATCTACGCGTTAGCTAAAGAGCTGACAATGGACAGCAAAGATCTCGTCGATCTATGCACCAAAATTGGAATCCTCAATAAGGGTTCCGCCCTCGCGAGTCTCGATGATGACGAAGTGCAACGCATTGAAAAGCACCTCGCTGATAAAGCGGCTGTAGCCTCGAAGCCACAGCCCGCGCCGACGACATCCAAGGCGAAGGACTTAACCCCCACGCGGCCGTCGACCGGACCGCTCACGCGCAGCACAAGCGTCGACACGGGGAAAATCCGAGCCCTCGACGCCAGGCCCAAGCCCTCTTCCCCGCAGCCCGCGGGCAAGCCCGAAGAGCTCGCCTCCAAGGCCGCTGCGACAGAGGCGCCCGCGACTTCCGGCGATACCGCCGAGACAGTCCCTGATGCGGCTCCGTCCACGCCAGAAGAAGCGACGACCACAGCGCCCAGCGCAGCTCAGCCAACCGGCACGGCCAAGGCGACGGCACCAGTCGCCGACACGACTGCCGATGTCCCCTCCGGCTCTGAGACCGAAGCCGATGCAGAGACCGAGGATTCCAATCAGGAGTCAGAGGGCCCCAAGGGCATCTCGCGTGGCAGCTACAACCCCATCTCGCCGGGAGGCGGCGGCCGCATCCGCAGCCTAGACGCGCGGCGGCCAAGTGGAAGCGACAGCAAGCCGGAGCAGGCAGACGAGCGACGCAAGCCGCCTCAGCGCCGCGAACCGGTCATCAACCTTGCGCGACTCCCCAGTGGACGGCAGACTCCTGTTCCGCCACCAAAATCCAACGAGCCCGCGCCTCAACGGCCAGAAATCCGCTTCACCAAGGATGACATCTCGGGCCAAAAGCAGGGCATGAAAGCTCCGCTCCAAGAACTGGAACAACAAAACACCGCTAAAGAAAGCCGCGGCAAGGGCAAGACGGCCGGTACCGCCGCATCCGGAACTGCCGGCTCAGGTGGGTTGACGCAGTTCAAAGCCGACGCCGACCGCGCCAAAGGCAAATTCCGCAAGGGAGACGACGATGATGATAAGGACCTGCGTGGCAAGAAGGCCTCGTCGGGCATCGCCGCCGCACGCTCCGAACGCAAACGTCGCGGACGCGGTTCACTCGACTCCAATGATGACGATCGTCGCAGCTACCGGGGTGGTCGACGCTTGGTCCGCAAGGGAACCAACACCGCCGCACCGCGAAAAGAGAATGTCACCCTTGAACTCCCCTGCTCGGTCCGTAGCTTCTCCGAAGCTGCCGGTGTCCCTGCCGGGCGAGTGATCGGCACCCTCATGCAGATGGGACATGGCGTTACCATTAATGCCAGCTTGGATGCCGAACTGGCCGAACTCCTTGCCGCCGAACTGGGCGTCGAGCTTGAGTTCCGTCAGGCTGCCTCGCTTGAAGAAGATGTAGTGCAAGCGATCGAAGAACACGAAGATACCGCCGAATCCCTCGTGACTCGACCTCCCATCGTTACCTTCCTGGGACACGTCGATCACGGTAAGACGTCCTTGCTGGACTACTTGATCGGAACCAGCGTAGTCAGCGGTGAAGCTGGTGGAATCACCCAGCACATCCGCGCCTACCAGATCGAAAAAGACGGTCGCGTCGTCTCCTTCGTCGATACGCCAGGTCACGAAGCCTTTACCGAGATGCGAGCCCGCGGAGCCAATGTGACTGACATTGCCGTTGTCGTCATCGCAGCCGACGACGGCATCATGCCGCAAACCGCTGAGGCCATCGTTCACGCCAAGGCGGCTGAAGTGCCCATCGTGGTTGCACTCAATAAGATCGACCTGCCAGGCGTCGATCAGAACCGAATCCTCACGCAGATGACCGAGCACGGCCTAACCCCCAGTGAATGGGGCGGCGATGTTGAAGTCGTTCGCACCAGCGCCATCAGCGGCGAGGGCATGGACGAACTGCTCGAAACCCTGCTGACCGTAGCCGAACTCCACGATTTCCGTGCCAACCCCAATCGGCGTGCCGTGGGCGTTTGCTTGGAATCAGAGCAGGCATCGGACAAGGGTGTTATCGCCAAGTTCATCGTCCAAAATGGTACGTTGAACGTCGGCGACATCGTCCTTTGCGGATCGAGCCATGGTCGTATCAAAGCCATGTATGACACGCTCAAACCCAACTTGCAACTCAAATCGGCTGGTCCTACCGTACCTGTGAATATCACAGGCCTCGACATGCCGCCCGGCGCCGGGGAGCGATTCTATGTGCTGGACGATATCGCCCAAGCACGCTCATTGGCCGAAACCCGTGAAGACACTTCGCGTGCTCAATCCCTCTCGGGCACGTCGCCGAAGGTCTCCTTCGAAGCCTTCCAAGACATGCTCCAATCCGGACGCTTAGGGGTCGTTGAGGACAAAGTCGAACTCAACATCATCCTCCGAGCCGATGCTCGCGGTAGCCTCGAAGCGATCGAGAAAGAGCTCAGCAAACTGGAACACCCTGAGGTGCAAATCCGATTGCTGCAGCGAAGCGTGGGAGGCATTTCCGTGGCTGACGTCACTCTCGCCAGCGCCTCGGGAGCCGTTATCGTAGGCTTCAATGTCATCCCGGATGAGAACGCTCGCTCGATGGCAGATGATCGCCACGTCGAAATTCGCCGCTACGACATCATCTACAAATTGGCTGAGGATATCAAAGCCATCATCGAAGGACGCTTGCGTCCTGAAGAGCGGATTGTCGAACTGGGACGAGCCTTGGTCAAAACCGTGTTCAATATCACCCGCGTCGGTGCCGTCGCTGGTTGCTATGTTGCTCAAGGTTCCATCGAACGTGGCTGCCGAATCCGAGTCAACCGCGATGGGCGCACCATTGGTGACTACGCACTCGACTCCGTCAAACGCCACAAAGATGACGTCAAGGAAGTGCCTCGTGGAATGGAATGCGGTATCAAACTGCATGGTTTTAACGACTTGAAACAAGACGATGTGCTCGAAGCCTATCGTATTGAAGAAGTCGCACGGAAACTTGACTAA